A section of the Bombus terrestris chromosome 2, iyBomTerr1.2, whole genome shotgun sequence genome encodes:
- the LOC100648151 gene encoding ataxin-2-like protein isoform X2 — translation MNSKRKNRSNTNRSPRARGPQERCVAAEGVYNNAHFMHAITSHVGNIVQIQTLNGSMYEGIFRTFSSQFDVVLEMAHRVEVTGKFSVESVVEKLIFKPQDIITMSAKDIDLDYAIRDSFRTDTAISKYNGVVGEKELEPWDAPPATMNGDDLKLDGTTNGWDANDMFRKNEQKYGVQTTYEPTLAAYTLPLQRKDTKDYKEQEQKAAEIANEIESQPNYKARLELENGDEEERFAAVVRPTEGKYIPPPLKKKNGNSAKLMRSSEPPPSPGPATANKNVFNQQSPSNVNVNIPPNSNLPIGMQSAHPSVQHPVSINLGLVVTYNNPPPPFVPTPASQPPPPVPVIQQSQPQSQATPSVPQVSFPPQQQQTSSSKINTEKRERPGRQQVYQADKAPPAPFPQTNVTTPHQQQQSSHQQHGQLQQQNSVEGQRCEIVPHKSDHRKVPTPRSREEQHSELRQFASEFKLAETPAQDTPPVTRKQPQHQHQQDTHNSPQITQTHHQSSHQHTTSQSSQQQPQPQQQQQQQHPNPPQQQQQQQQSHQNQTVPEETVVTSKPPPGPLPLRSTSPPQSQQQQQTSTNTPPVTQAPQEATADKITTAFKKSTLNPNAKEFNPNTKAFTPRSPSTPTPSRPHTPQTPQYTGATMPTTVVMPAYVMTSQPPTAFSQPPTQPVTRFRKVPVMHAQHRAQDIASQMQVVAATGQPLMAPAPLHPPFQVPYPTQPAYQQMVRMVQAPPPPPHMATPYHHHDSPGPQAPGIQYMGPHTHPHPHVAQQPPSQTPSPANPNPPHTPGTYNPPGTPQPTYPPPPPQGHAPSYPIMCPIIPPHIPIPPQHMQYLPPQPPPGAQQTIPVILPHNQ, via the exons ATGAATAGCAAAAGAAAGAATCGTTCAAACACAAACAg ATCACCACGTGCTCGTGGTCCACAAGAAAGATGTGTTGCTGCTGAAGGGGTATATAATAATGCCCATTTTATGCATGCCATAACCAGTCATGTTGGCAATATTGTACAG ATTCAAACATTAAATGGTTCAATGTATGAAGGTATTTTTCGCACTTTCTCAAGCCAATTTGATGTTGTCTTAGAAATGGCACATCGTGTGGAAGTTACAGGAAAATTTAGTGTAGAAAGTGtagtagaaaaattaatttttaaaccaCAAGATATTATTACTATGTCTGCCAAGGATATTGATTTAGATTACGCTATACGTGATTCATTTAGAACAGACACTGCTATTAGTAAATATAATGGTGTAGTTGGTGAGAAAGAATTGGAGCCTTGGGATGCTCCTCCTGCTACTATGAATGGAGATGACTTAAAATTGGATGGTACAACA AATGGATGGGATGCTAATGATATGTTTCGCAAAAATGAACAAAAGTATGGTGTTCAAACAACATATGAACCAACTTTGGCTGCTTATACATTACCGCTTCAgagaaaagatacaaaagattaCAAAGAACAAGAACAAAAGGCTGCagaaattgcaaatgaaatagAGTCACAACCAAATTACAAAGCAAGATTAGAGCTGGAAAATGGTgatgaagaagaaagatttGCAGCTGTG gTGAGACCTACTGAAGGTAAATATATTCCACCTCCACtgaagaagaaaaatggaaatagTGCAAAGCTGATGAGATCTAGTGAACCACCGCCTTCGCCAGGACCTGCAACCGCTAATAAAAATGTCTTTAATCAACAATCTCCGTCCAATGTAAATGTGAACATTCCTCCAAATTCGAATCTTCCTATTGGAATGCAAAGTGCTCATCCTTCAGTACAGCATCCAGTATCAATAAATCTGGGACTAGTGGTTACATATAACAACCCTCCACCACCATTTGTGCCTACACCAGCATCACAACCACCACCACCAG taCCTGTGATTCAACAATCACAACCGCAATCTCAGGCAACACCTTCTGTACCACAAGTCAGTTTTCCACCACAGCAACAACAGACATCATCatctaaaataaatacagaaaagCGTGAACGGCCCGGCAGACAACAAGTATATCAAGCAGATAAAGCACCACCAGCACCATTCCCACAAACGAATGTTACCACTCCTCATCAACAGCAGCAGTCATCGCATCAACAGCATGGTCAATTACAACAACAAAATTCTGTTGAAGGACAACGATGTGAGATAGTTCCCCATAAATCAGATCACAGAAAA GTACCAACACCACGTAGTAGAGAAGAACAACATTCAGAATTGAGGCAATTTGCATCAGAGTTCAAATTAGCAGAAACACCAGCACAAGATACACCACCTGTTACCAGAAAGCAACCACAACACCAACATCAGCAAGATACTCATAATTCACCACAAATTACTCAGACACATCATCAATCATCACACCAGCACACAACGTCACAATCGTCGCAACAGCAACCGCAAccgcaacagcaacaacagcaacagcatcCAAACCCTccacaacagcagcaacaacaacagcaatcACATCAAAATCAAACTGTTCCAGAAGAAACTGTGGTCACTAGTAAACCACCACCAGGTCCATTACCATTGCGATCTACAAGTCCTCCCCAatcacaacaacaacaacaaactTCTACTAACACCCCCCCTGTAACCCAAGCCCCACAAGAAGCTACTGCCGATAAAATAACGACGGCTTTCAAAAAATCAACGTTAAATCCAAATGCTAAAGAATTCAATCCAAATACTAAAGCTTTCACGCCG CGATCTCCAAGTACACCAACACCAAGTAGACCACACACACCACAAACACCTCAATATACTGGAGCAACTATGCCTACGACTGTAGTCATGCCAGCATATGTAATGACTAGCCAACCACCAACTGCGTTCAGTCAGCCACCGACTCAACCTGTGACAAGGTTCCGGAAGG TACCAGTAATGCATGCGCAACATCGTGCTCAAGATATAGCCTCTCAGATGCAAGTAGTAGCAGCAACTGGACAGCCTTTAATGGCACCAGCACCTCTACATCCACCATTCCAGGTGCCTTATCCTACTCAACCAGCATATCAACAGATGGTACGCATGGTTCAggcaccaccaccaccgccacatATGGCAACACCTTATCATCATCATGACTCACCAGGACCACAGGCTCCTGGTATTCAGTACATGGGCCCACATACACATCCACACCCTCATGTTGCTCAACAACCACCAAGTCAAACCCCCTCTCCAGCTAATCCTAATCCACCACACACACCAGGCACTTACAATCCTCCTGGTACTCCACAACCCACATATCCTCCACCACCTCCTCAAGGCCATGCTCCAAGTTATCCAATAATGTGTCCTATAATTCCTCCTCATATACCGATACCACCGCAGCACATGCAATACCTACCGCCGCAACCACCTCCAGGAGCGCAGCAAACTATACCAGTGATTTTGCCGCACAATCAGTAG
- the LOC100648151 gene encoding ataxin-2-like protein isoform X1: MNSKRKNRSNTNRSPRARGPQERCVAAEGVYNNAHFMHAITSHVGNIVQIQTLNGSMYEGIFRTFSSQFDVVLEMAHRVEVTGKFSVESVVEKLIFKPQDIITMSAKDIDLDYAIRDSFRTDTAISKYNGVVGEKELEPWDAPPATMNGDDLKLDGTTNGWDANDMFRKNEQKYGVQTTYEPTLAAYTLPLQRKDTKDYKEQEQKAAEIANEIESQPNYKARLELENGDEEERFAAVVRPTEGKYIPPPLKKKNGNSAKLMRSSEPPPSPGPATANKNVFNQQSPSNVNVNIPPNSNLPIGMQSAHPSVQHPVSINLGLVVTYNNPPPPFVPTPASQPPPPVPVIQQSQPQSQATPSVPQVSFPPQQQQTSSSKINTEKRERPGRQQVYQADKAPPAPFPQTNVTTPHQQQQSSHQQHGQLQQQNSVEGQRCEIVPHKSDHRKVPTPRSREEQHSELRQFASEFKLAETPAQDTPPVTRKQPQHQHQQDTHNSPQITQTHHQSSHQHTTSQSSQQQPQPQQQQQQQHPNPPQQQQQQQQSHQNQTVPEETVVTSKPPPGPLPLRSTSPPQSQQQQQTSTNTPPVTQAPQEATADKITTAFKKSTLNPNAKEFNPNTKAFTPRSPSTPTPSRPHTPQTPQYTGATMPTTVVMPAYVMTSQPPTAFSQPPTQPVTRFRKGQYLVPVMHAQHRAQDIASQMQVVAATGQPLMAPAPLHPPFQVPYPTQPAYQQMVRMVQAPPPPPHMATPYHHHDSPGPQAPGIQYMGPHTHPHPHVAQQPPSQTPSPANPNPPHTPGTYNPPGTPQPTYPPPPPQGHAPSYPIMCPIIPPHIPIPPQHMQYLPPQPPPGAQQTIPVILPHNQ, translated from the exons ATGAATAGCAAAAGAAAGAATCGTTCAAACACAAACAg ATCACCACGTGCTCGTGGTCCACAAGAAAGATGTGTTGCTGCTGAAGGGGTATATAATAATGCCCATTTTATGCATGCCATAACCAGTCATGTTGGCAATATTGTACAG ATTCAAACATTAAATGGTTCAATGTATGAAGGTATTTTTCGCACTTTCTCAAGCCAATTTGATGTTGTCTTAGAAATGGCACATCGTGTGGAAGTTACAGGAAAATTTAGTGTAGAAAGTGtagtagaaaaattaatttttaaaccaCAAGATATTATTACTATGTCTGCCAAGGATATTGATTTAGATTACGCTATACGTGATTCATTTAGAACAGACACTGCTATTAGTAAATATAATGGTGTAGTTGGTGAGAAAGAATTGGAGCCTTGGGATGCTCCTCCTGCTACTATGAATGGAGATGACTTAAAATTGGATGGTACAACA AATGGATGGGATGCTAATGATATGTTTCGCAAAAATGAACAAAAGTATGGTGTTCAAACAACATATGAACCAACTTTGGCTGCTTATACATTACCGCTTCAgagaaaagatacaaaagattaCAAAGAACAAGAACAAAAGGCTGCagaaattgcaaatgaaatagAGTCACAACCAAATTACAAAGCAAGATTAGAGCTGGAAAATGGTgatgaagaagaaagatttGCAGCTGTG gTGAGACCTACTGAAGGTAAATATATTCCACCTCCACtgaagaagaaaaatggaaatagTGCAAAGCTGATGAGATCTAGTGAACCACCGCCTTCGCCAGGACCTGCAACCGCTAATAAAAATGTCTTTAATCAACAATCTCCGTCCAATGTAAATGTGAACATTCCTCCAAATTCGAATCTTCCTATTGGAATGCAAAGTGCTCATCCTTCAGTACAGCATCCAGTATCAATAAATCTGGGACTAGTGGTTACATATAACAACCCTCCACCACCATTTGTGCCTACACCAGCATCACAACCACCACCACCAG taCCTGTGATTCAACAATCACAACCGCAATCTCAGGCAACACCTTCTGTACCACAAGTCAGTTTTCCACCACAGCAACAACAGACATCATCatctaaaataaatacagaaaagCGTGAACGGCCCGGCAGACAACAAGTATATCAAGCAGATAAAGCACCACCAGCACCATTCCCACAAACGAATGTTACCACTCCTCATCAACAGCAGCAGTCATCGCATCAACAGCATGGTCAATTACAACAACAAAATTCTGTTGAAGGACAACGATGTGAGATAGTTCCCCATAAATCAGATCACAGAAAA GTACCAACACCACGTAGTAGAGAAGAACAACATTCAGAATTGAGGCAATTTGCATCAGAGTTCAAATTAGCAGAAACACCAGCACAAGATACACCACCTGTTACCAGAAAGCAACCACAACACCAACATCAGCAAGATACTCATAATTCACCACAAATTACTCAGACACATCATCAATCATCACACCAGCACACAACGTCACAATCGTCGCAACAGCAACCGCAAccgcaacagcaacaacagcaacagcatcCAAACCCTccacaacagcagcaacaacaacagcaatcACATCAAAATCAAACTGTTCCAGAAGAAACTGTGGTCACTAGTAAACCACCACCAGGTCCATTACCATTGCGATCTACAAGTCCTCCCCAatcacaacaacaacaacaaactTCTACTAACACCCCCCCTGTAACCCAAGCCCCACAAGAAGCTACTGCCGATAAAATAACGACGGCTTTCAAAAAATCAACGTTAAATCCAAATGCTAAAGAATTCAATCCAAATACTAAAGCTTTCACGCCG CGATCTCCAAGTACACCAACACCAAGTAGACCACACACACCACAAACACCTCAATATACTGGAGCAACTATGCCTACGACTGTAGTCATGCCAGCATATGTAATGACTAGCCAACCACCAACTGCGTTCAGTCAGCCACCGACTCAACCTGTGACAAGGTTCCGGAAGGGTCAGTATCTAG TACCAGTAATGCATGCGCAACATCGTGCTCAAGATATAGCCTCTCAGATGCAAGTAGTAGCAGCAACTGGACAGCCTTTAATGGCACCAGCACCTCTACATCCACCATTCCAGGTGCCTTATCCTACTCAACCAGCATATCAACAGATGGTACGCATGGTTCAggcaccaccaccaccgccacatATGGCAACACCTTATCATCATCATGACTCACCAGGACCACAGGCTCCTGGTATTCAGTACATGGGCCCACATACACATCCACACCCTCATGTTGCTCAACAACCACCAAGTCAAACCCCCTCTCCAGCTAATCCTAATCCACCACACACACCAGGCACTTACAATCCTCCTGGTACTCCACAACCCACATATCCTCCACCACCTCCTCAAGGCCATGCTCCAAGTTATCCAATAATGTGTCCTATAATTCCTCCTCATATACCGATACCACCGCAGCACATGCAATACCTACCGCCGCAACCACCTCCAGGAGCGCAGCAAACTATACCAGTGATTTTGCCGCACAATCAGTAG
- the LOC100647796 gene encoding uncharacterized protein LOC100647796, whose amino-acid sequence MKTIFTIIFAIALVSEAKVAPSSTTNSQGSPEVQLTELINQAQTNINNLAKQIQEQWNIPDQETIVKTVKEQSTNFITNIQSYMKNITEEVKTKTPELERLWDGVKVKLNKVVEDINSGIPNAQQQVNELQTKFQEGVQTVLKESDKAAKSLGQHSGKIQEDLAKFTKQAVDIAVEATQNLNNQLQAAAAQKS is encoded by the exons ATGAAAACCATTTTCACGATTATCTTCGCTATTGCACTGGTCTCGGAAGCTAAAGTTGCTCCGTCCAGTACTACCAATTCTCAGGGATCTCCTGAAGTTCAATTGACCGAACTTATCAATCAGGCTCAAACGAACATCAACAATTTAGCCAAACAAATTCAGGAACAATGGAATATTCCCGATCAAGAGACTATTGTAAAAACTGTCAAGGAACAGAGCACCAACTTCATTACCAACATCCAAAGTTACATGAAAAACATTACTGAAGAG GTCAAAACTAAGACCCCTGAATTGGAAAGACTATGGGACGGCGTTAAGGTCAAGCTTAACAAAGTCGTCGAAGATATTAACAGTGGAATTCCGAACGCTCAGCAACAAGTGAACGAATTGCAAACTAAATTCCAAGAAGGAGTTCAAACCGTACTCAAGGAATCCGACAAAGCCGCTAAATCTCTGGGCCAACATTCTGGAAAAATCCAGGAAGATCTTGCGAAATTCACGAAACAGGCTGTTGATATTGCCGTAGAAGCTACGCAAAATCTAAACAATCAACTTCAGGCCGCCGCAGCTCAGAAAAGCTGA